Proteins co-encoded in one Pedosphaera parvula Ellin514 genomic window:
- a CDS encoding DUF6789 family protein: MDRKQSSRLIQGAVAGGLATIWMSLFMFGSKKLGIQGEHPPKRIAEFAFALAGSEQSEQQKLKLNASAVAAHLGFGMVAGGAFALIQPRSSSKKLQILHGIGYGLLVWAASYKGWIPAFNILPPPERDRPGRVKSMIAAHMVYGAVLANLMKGEPRKSTVLLR; this comes from the coding sequence ATGGACAGGAAGCAAAGTTCCCGCTTGATTCAAGGTGCGGTGGCCGGTGGTCTCGCCACGATCTGGATGAGTTTGTTCATGTTCGGCTCCAAAAAGCTGGGCATTCAGGGAGAACATCCGCCAAAGCGTATTGCCGAATTTGCTTTCGCCCTCGCAGGAAGCGAGCAATCCGAACAACAAAAACTGAAGCTGAATGCTTCAGCTGTCGCTGCACATTTAGGATTTGGCATGGTGGCCGGCGGGGCTTTTGCCTTGATCCAACCAAGGTCTTCTTCAAAGAAGCTACAGATTCTCCATGGTATCGGTTATGGACTTCTGGTATGGGCTGCAAGCTACAAAGGTTGGATTCCGGCTTTCAATATTCTACCGCCACCGGAACGTGATCGGCCCGGTCGGGTAAAATCCATGATAGCAGCACATATGGTCTATGGTGCGGTCCTGGCTAACCTCATGAAAGGTGAACCTCGAAAATCCACCGTTTTATTACGCTAA
- a CDS encoding ABC transporter ATP-binding protein: protein MRRALKLAFPFRKAVLGILLLTLLVAVINAIEPLVLRYIFDNLTTHQLMRSLMIGIGGLVGLGIFREIATAFSNQMTWHCRLGLHYNLLDSTVERLHRMPLSFHRKEGVGAIMTKLDRSIQGFVGAVSQILFNIFPAVLYLLISLVIMFYLNWKLALLVLAFLPLPAAIAAFAGPEQNRRERRLLDRWSRIYSRFNEVLSGIVTVRSFSMEEAEKRRFLEDVHEANQIVVRGVGIDAGVGAATNLVVTAARIAAVAFGGMLIVQGKLTVGTLIAFLGYVGGLFGPVQGLTGIYQTIQKAYVSLDEIFSILDEQEHLGDAINAREVIHVQGEVIFKGVHFRYEEASRPLLRGIDLVVKSGETLAIVGPSGSGKTTLMALLMRFYDPDEGAIYLDGEDLRKLKQRSLRTNIGTVLQDPLLFNDTVRNNIAYGRPEASLAEIEAAAKAANAHDFISHLPEGYETMVGERGSRLSVGERQRITIARALIKNPPILVLDEATSSLDAESEALVQEALNRLMKERTTFVIAHRLSTVVNANRIIVLKHGLVVESGTHAELMKLGGYYAALVKRQTGGLIHNEGEWSQSLATKT, encoded by the coding sequence ATGCGGCGGGCATTAAAGCTGGCTTTTCCTTTCAGGAAAGCCGTTTTGGGCATTTTGCTTCTTACTTTACTGGTGGCAGTGATCAATGCCATCGAACCACTTGTTCTAAGGTATATTTTTGATAACCTGACCACCCATCAGCTAATGCGCTCGCTTATGATTGGCATAGGCGGTTTGGTGGGGTTGGGTATCTTTCGTGAAATTGCCACAGCTTTCTCCAACCAGATGACCTGGCATTGTCGACTCGGCCTGCATTACAATCTCTTGGATTCAACCGTTGAGAGACTCCATCGTATGCCCTTAAGTTTTCACCGCAAAGAAGGTGTCGGGGCAATCATGACTAAACTGGACCGAAGCATTCAAGGATTCGTCGGGGCTGTCAGTCAAATTTTGTTTAATATATTTCCAGCGGTTCTCTATTTGCTGATTTCCCTGGTCATCATGTTTTATTTAAACTGGAAGCTGGCTCTTTTAGTCCTGGCCTTTCTTCCTCTTCCCGCCGCCATCGCGGCGTTTGCAGGCCCCGAGCAAAACCGCCGCGAGCGAAGGCTCCTTGATAGATGGTCCCGCATCTACTCTCGCTTTAACGAAGTTCTATCGGGCATTGTCACTGTCCGCAGCTTTTCCATGGAGGAAGCTGAAAAAAGGCGGTTCCTTGAAGATGTTCACGAGGCAAATCAAATTGTGGTCCGTGGGGTCGGTATTGATGCCGGAGTTGGAGCAGCCACAAACCTGGTTGTCACGGCTGCACGCATCGCGGCAGTTGCCTTTGGAGGGATGCTTATTGTGCAGGGAAAGTTAACCGTGGGCACGTTAATAGCCTTTTTGGGTTACGTTGGCGGCCTCTTCGGCCCGGTTCAAGGATTAACCGGCATCTACCAAACCATACAAAAGGCTTATGTCTCTCTGGATGAAATATTCTCCATTCTTGATGAACAGGAGCATTTGGGGGATGCCATCAATGCCAGGGAAGTGATACATGTGCAAGGCGAGGTCATCTTTAAAGGCGTGCATTTCCGTTATGAAGAAGCTTCGCGTCCCTTGTTGCGTGGGATAGATTTGGTCGTCAAGTCTGGTGAAACCTTGGCCATCGTAGGCCCGAGCGGTTCCGGCAAGACCACTCTCATGGCTTTGTTAATGCGCTTTTACGATCCTGATGAGGGTGCCATTTATCTGGACGGAGAGGATCTGAGAAAACTGAAACAACGCTCTTTGCGAACCAATATCGGCACAGTGTTGCAGGACCCGCTTCTGTTCAACGACACGGTCCGTAATAACATCGCATACGGGCGCCCTGAGGCTTCACTGGCCGAGATAGAAGCGGCGGCCAAGGCAGCCAATGCTCATGACTTTATTTCTCACCTGCCCGAGGGTTATGAAACGATGGTGGGAGAACGTGGTAGTCGGCTTTCCGTTGGTGAACGACAACGGATTACTATTGCGCGTGCGCTCATCAAAAATCCGCCCATCCTGGTGTTGGATGAAGCGACTTCATCCCTGGATGCAGAATCAGAAGCTCTGGTGCAAGAGGCCTTGAATCGCTTGATGAAGGAGCGCACGACGTTTGTCATCGCGCATCGCCTTTCCACTGTGGTGAATGCCAATCGCATTATCGTCCTCAAACATGGATTGGTTGTCGAATCAGGAACCCATGCAGAACTAATGAAATTGGGCGGATACTATGCTGCTTTAGTAAAGCGCCAAACGGGTGGACTTATCCATAATGAAGGCGAATGGAGTCAATCACTCGCGACGAAAACATAG